DNA sequence from the Malus sylvestris chromosome 10, drMalSylv7.2, whole genome shotgun sequence genome:
TGCTTTATCGATGCGTCATGATGTCAGAGAAGGGAGCATCTGCGTCTCCACCACGCGTCGGTCTGAGTGGACACACACGAATCTGATTCAGCTGTAGAGTGAGAGCGCTGCATCGCCGACACAGTTGGACACGGCTGCAGAGAAAAACAAACACAGATTTTCAAGTGTTGCGTTTATTAcaaggaggcagattgtctgcctttTGTTATGGTGTCGTAACCATTCTCTTCTATTTATGCGTTCATGGTtaaatcacgttaatattttatattaattttttaatagaaataataagacaaaaaatgataaaaatataaaatattgacgtgatttaactgtAATCGTACAAGACTATGGAAAAGACATCATAACaaaagggcagacaatctgcctccttaTTACAAGGACCGTTAGCATATGGAATGTCGGATATGCAAAAGCATGTTTATAGGGTTTGATTGAAATGGAAAAAGGAGTTTTACTGAAGGTCGGGTTACCAACGAGACGTGGTTGATTTTGGACCGTTAGTAACTACGAGTCTTATAATGACCTATGGTTGATAATCCCCCACCTGTTTAACATGCATAATAGTTTGTTAAATAATGCTAATACTTAGACATTTAGTATCACGAGTTAGTGTTTTTTAAGTAAGATGTAATTTTGAATCTCGTGAATGACGAGTTCagtgttaatttattttttctattatttAGTATAGAGCATCTTCAATGCAAAATATAAAATACCTTGAAATTAGTATCCCTTTATATATTTTAGTTGGCTGTAAAACATTCCAACGACGGAATGTAAAATCTATTTCTCGTGTCTTTGTCACTGCATTATAAGCTCACCTAATTCATGCGGGATATTCCGAAGATGATCTAAAGGCTATAAATGTGTTTTGGCCCCCTTTACTATTCATTGGGTCACATAAGTACActtcatttaatttttaagCTGGAAAATAGAAATCAATAAAATATTGAATACTTATCACAGTTTGATCTTGAAATTGGACCTTCCAATCAAAATGGACCcttaaatagaaaatcaattaatttgATTTCTAAAAATGGATCATACATATCAATTTGATCATTCCGTTAgcatttaatcaaattttatgttAGTGTGCTGATGTGTCGCACAAGTAAGTTCTATTTATCCACTCATATGTCCACTTTAGTAAAATCtgcttgtttttattttttgtttcttttttatttgttttatcaaAAACTTGCTTGTTTAACCACGAGTAGGTGTTCCAGTGATAAAAGACGGGTTGCGAGGCTTCCttcaaactaaaaactaaagGTCTTGGATTCGAAACCCCATGCTGGTGTGGAAGTCAAACTTGTGGCCAGGGGAaagctgaaatgcctctgtgagtcaTTCTGACTTTCGGGAGAAGTGGATAACCGTGGCTTGCTACCAGTtgtctctttaaaaaaaaaaaaaaaaaaacttgcttGTTTGTTAGATATCTCTTTCAAGTTGTGCTCTCATTTTTAATGCCACTTAATATACATGTTTGTTTGTTAGCTCCCCCTATCTGTATTTATTGAATTAAGTAGAAGGAGCAACAGACCAAATACACAAAATACATGTTTTGGtacctgttgaccctaaaaactaccaagcctatgtggtGCGTAGgctgagtaattaataagctaactatgtcTTTCGGTTGTGTgtggggcatgccaactcgacgGGCGAGCTCGGCTGAGCAGTAAAATATGTTAATGTCACGTTGAGCgcgttgctgacttcttgatttTGTGACACATCTCAGCCTGAAGattttagagcctgaagacaaggctgctagttctgcgaagttcacaaatcgtcggtgCTGGGTTtggtcacggtgattatattcgtgagagtataagcacgctgaACTGGCACCAAACTATATGGACATAAATACTCGaaagagatgtatgtcttgatggtaaatgtggtttGGCCGTTGGAATGCTGAACTCTAAAAtgtacttgtgaatatccaatcataaaacaacttggCGTTCAACGTGCCGAGCCTAGTAAcccgtaacacctcactttgccaaTAAGGCTAATGACATGACCTCTACTAACAAGGACTTGAAAATCCTTGTTGACtaagacttggataaataaccaatcGGTCTCgaagcagtgttgtttatccaaactgaaggtgctcattgatcggctgattctattGCTCCAgtattgtttatccaaactaaagatgtcgccagttgccttcacagtgctgtttatccaaactgaagatgtgttggcgagaaGAAAAGGGGAGAGGATAAAATCTCAAAGGTTGTTGAGAAGTTTTGCGTAtagcaatttgtgtgttgaattggagggccTCAATGTTGCCTGCAACTCTGTATTTATAGCATCCATCCTTTTTGCTTGGCATGACCTAATAATTTCTTGGAAACCAATTGAAACTCAAACTCGTAGAATTAAGGCTGATCCGTGGCATAGATTGAAGCCTATCTTCCAGATGGTtgacttttcaaacaaaataaaaacctaTCCCATCACCCATCCAAAAGCCTATCTATGGCAGACTTATCCATCATAACCAAAAGCCTAGCCTACCTAGGCTTCTTACCTCATCATAATTCCATCAAATCACTTCACGAATTGAATTCATCATGCACATTTCCCCTAACGAAGACCATGTACATGCATGATGGTTCCTTCACCAAATAAAACTCTAAAAGGTGATTCTAATTGATGAAATATAATAGTCATATCTCAAGATAAAGCCACGTGCTACAACCCCATTCACTCCAACACGTCCATGAATTCCAAGCCAATTTGAATTGTACCACCCACTTCAATAGGACTTGGTTTTGATAATAATTAGCCATGTAGGAGATTGCATGCACCTGGGGCTTTGATATGATGAGCCCATTCAAATGTCTTCGTGCAATCCTTTGAAGACAGATCAGATCATCTCTTTTCAAAACAATCAATTGGATATACCTAATATTAGGTTTAGATATCCTAATATATATTAAGAGATAATatcataatattatttttcaatattaaTTGAAAATCATTTCAACTATTTTGTCATTCAACTGTCTAAAATTCTGCTCATTCAACGACATTGATTACTTAGACCGATGATGTAATTTTGAGTCCAAACAGTAACACAAACTATGAAATCTTGAAGTAAGAGACAATACTTCATAAAAAACAACCAAGGGGGCCCATATACACACATCATTAGAATTTTAAAGCTGAAAATAACAGACAGAGCAACCATTTTGCATATTAATCAaactgaaaaaaacaaaaaagtaaagACTTGCTGTATCTTGGAGATTTGGACGATGCCCACCGTCTTTTACCACGATACCCATTGTTATGAGCTTCAAAGCTCAAGATGAGGCCTGGGCAAAAAATACCgagaaccgaaccgaacctgatcggttcggttttttttcggttcattCGGTATGGGTACAAAATCAGTTCGATTTTTTGTGTagtcggttcggtttcggttctaTGTTTAGTACATAACCGTACCGATAagtttttcaattaaaattgtTACAATTTGTTGTGATCATCTCCTGGAATAACTCTACAGCCTCGTTAGCATAACCATTCTTCGCATAACCAGATATCATAGCGTTCCACAGTATTACGTTCGGCGTTTGCATCTGATCAAAAAACGATCTAGCAGCCATCACCTGCCCACTTTTTGCATACATTGCCGTGAATGCAATGAGCAAGTCAGGTTCAAATTGAAGACCCATTTTAATCAAACAACCATGAACAGATGTCCCCTGTCCCAAGTCTTCTACATCAGTATAAGCTTTTAGAACACTAACAAGAACGATCCAATCCAGTTTCACATTCAATTTTCTCATCAGACCAAAAATTCTCAAAGCTTCCAAAGGCTGGCCATTCTGGGCATACCCCAAAATCATCGAAGTCCAGGAAACAACCGTCCTTTCACCTAAACCATCAAACACAGCCCTAGCACGATCTATTCGACCACATTTAGCATACAACGCCACGAGACCATTCTGCACAAAAACATCTGATTCAAACCCATGTCTAAACACCTGTCCATGAACCCGTCGACCCATTTCGAGGTCCGGCATGCCATTGCAACCGTACCGAACCTATACTTGGACCGAACCTATTAGGTTCGGTACTAAATCGGTACACCCATTCGTACCATACCAAACCGTACCAAAATTTTACTACGGGTTTGGTTTCGGTACTACCTTGGTACCAAACCGTACCGAACCATGCCCAGGCCTACTCAAGATACCTTTGAATTTTCTACTAATTTGTTGATTCCGCCGCTGATTCTTCATATTCTCTCTGAGATTCTAACCCTAGGATGCCCACCGCCAACTCCATATACGTTCTTTGTGGCGCTCATGCCTTCCTCTTCTATCTAGCAACGATTAGGTTTTGTTGTGGCATAAAATTACTTTTTTGCCTTCAGACAATTGCCATGTGTTGTGCACGTGATCAAAAtagatgaaaattttcaaaatctcACGTTAGAagagaaaattaacaaattataaAAGTTTAGAGATAAtcgtttaaaattaaaattaaaaaaaaaacggcgAATACCTTTCACGTTTTTCGAAAAGAGTtccatttataattttattacaTGGTGTTAGGAATGTTCAAcattaattttaacaaaaatgccACGAAAGGTGGTATTCATAGATTTTTCAAAACCTATTAATTTCTATGAGAAATGTGTCAAAGTAAACAAGGAGGCAAGCCCCACCATACTATTGAGTTTCACATGACCTTTTGCACGTCATAATTAAAGGGAAGAGATCCCTTCCAGATCTCTCTCACCAAGTCTTAGGAATTCGGAGATCCGGACTCTTGAAattgatcaaacggttacaaACAAGGGGTGcctctctaaaagttataataattgtaaccgtttgatcaaatttcaaggatccaAATCTCCAGATCCCTAGGACTTTGTGGGAGAAATCCGAATGGGATCTCTTCCCATAATTAAAATGTATAAGCCATTTGGACAATTAAAGTCAGAAAAAATTACTGATGGAGCTCATAATGTAGCCAAATGGAGTTTTGTTATCTATGTTGTCCAGGGATGTCCTGCATTAATCTTAGGGCAACGAAAATAAGTTTTATGAGCAACATTTTGTGATGACGAATGAAATTATTAAACTTTCACATGGATATTTTATGAGTCGAGCAATTTCTTGTGTTTAGAAACAATTTCACGGTTGCTTATTGTTTGGGGGATAGGCAACCCAATCCACTTTTTCCTCCCCAAATCACTCCAGCTCATATAATTGGGCTCAAGGCGAGTCAGATGGAGAAGTCAGACAATTATCGCCTCGCCTAGCACCTTGCTTATGTGACGCAAGGCTCAGCCACAATTTAAATTATTagaaaattgtaaaaattataaaaaactaattaaaaatataaaaagtatatatatatatatatatatattttttttttttttttgtgtgtataaATACCTAATCATGTTCTTCCACTTTACACTacatttaaatattttcaaatactttcaaCCTTTATTactatccaaaattaaaaataaagttatattttattattttacaaagtaaaaaaaaatactaatattttaataaaattcttTGAGCTATTCAGTTTACAGGTGGAGATGCACTTGGATAATTACTGTTCACTTAAAGGAATTGAGTTGCATGTGAGGGCCTTACTACACTGAAAGTGCTCTAATGGATGCGGTAGCTCTACCAAATAAAGGGTTgaggaaagagaaaaaaaatataaagagagagagagagagagagagagagagagagagagagagagagagagagagagagagtaaacgTAATGCTagataaattaaatttgaaaactaaagaatatggaagttgatgattggtttattacttaaacattaATAAACGTGTTCATTCTTATGGTGACACATcttttagtttgcaaattttatttctaaatttaGTCTCACTAACATTAtcataaataataaaagggtaaattacattttaccccctcatGTTTGGGGTCGATtgcaaccccatacaacatctttaaaacatt
Encoded proteins:
- the LOC126584330 gene encoding pentatricopeptide repeat-containing protein At3g12770-like, whose product is MPDLEMGRRVHGQVFRHGFESDVFVQNGLVALYAKCGRIDRARAVFDGLGERTVVSWTSMILGYAQNGQPLEALRIFGLMRKLNVKLDWIVLVSVLKAYTDVEDLGQGTSVHGCLIKMGLQFEPDLLIAFTAMYAKSGQVMAARSFFDQMQTPNVILWNAMISGYAKNGYANEAVELFQEMITTNCNNFN